The Opitutus sp. ER46 genome has a window encoding:
- a CDS encoding patatin-like phospholipase family protein, which translates to MRRLPGILALGAAAILAGCAQAPLNAPLDPAALAANSPLGPGASAASGYNVRVQLASTSPDRVAVVLFFSGGGIRASALSYGVMQELALTPMPGGGNLLDRVQAISAVSGGCFPAAYYCLYGDRLFRDFEKTFLKQDVQGELVHRFLSLRHRWRLMSDRYARSDLAAEYYDELLFHGATYGDLLRGPATRPWLVINATDMDTFSTFSFTQQSFDEIGSDLARYPLSRAVAASSAVPGILTPITLKTYADRVPPPPPVALLPSAPTVAAQADAEPFVRLTQTPIDPRRRAYVHLVDGGLADNLGVSNLVDALAATRGWSGLMRPEANSLRHIVFIVVNAAIEPKAEWSDHPETPGLRAVASALSKSAIRRTNGVLLELVRRSVDDWNRDIATGDWRPRLHLIAVDFAQLKDPAERAIFAQVPTTFTLPPETIDRLVTVGGRILRDAPEFRNLMEEILRPPPAATVPPVPIAPANTARQRRLR; encoded by the coding sequence ATGCGACGGCTTCCCGGCATTCTCGCCCTCGGGGCCGCTGCCATCCTCGCCGGCTGCGCCCAGGCGCCGCTCAACGCCCCGCTTGACCCAGCCGCGCTCGCCGCCAACTCCCCGCTCGGTCCCGGCGCCTCCGCCGCGTCCGGCTACAACGTCCGCGTGCAACTCGCGTCGACCTCGCCCGATCGCGTGGCGGTCGTGCTCTTCTTCTCCGGCGGCGGCATCCGCGCGTCCGCCCTCTCCTACGGCGTCATGCAGGAGCTCGCGCTCACGCCGATGCCCGGCGGCGGCAACCTCCTCGATCGCGTGCAGGCCATCAGCGCCGTGTCGGGCGGCTGCTTCCCCGCCGCGTACTACTGCCTCTACGGCGACCGGCTCTTCCGCGACTTCGAGAAGACGTTCCTCAAGCAGGACGTGCAAGGTGAGCTCGTGCACCGCTTCCTCTCGCTGCGCCACCGCTGGCGCCTGATGTCCGACCGCTACGCGCGTAGCGATCTCGCCGCCGAGTACTACGACGAACTCCTTTTCCACGGCGCCACCTACGGCGACCTCCTGCGCGGCCCGGCCACGCGTCCCTGGCTCGTGATCAACGCGACCGACATGGACACGTTCAGCACATTCTCCTTCACGCAGCAGAGCTTCGACGAGATCGGATCCGACCTTGCCCGCTACCCCCTCTCGCGCGCGGTCGCCGCCTCCTCGGCCGTGCCGGGTATCCTGACTCCGATTACACTCAAGACGTACGCCGACCGCGTGCCGCCGCCGCCGCCGGTCGCGCTGCTGCCGTCCGCGCCCACGGTCGCCGCGCAGGCTGACGCCGAGCCTTTCGTGCGCCTGACCCAGACCCCGATCGACCCACGCCGGCGCGCGTACGTGCACCTCGTCGACGGTGGGCTGGCCGATAACCTCGGCGTCTCCAATCTCGTCGACGCCCTCGCCGCCACCCGCGGCTGGAGCGGCCTCATGCGGCCGGAGGCCAACAGCCTGCGCCACATCGTGTTCATCGTGGTCAACGCCGCGATCGAACCGAAGGCCGAGTGGAGCGACCATCCCGAGACGCCGGGGCTGCGCGCCGTCGCCTCCGCCCTCAGCAAGAGCGCGATCCGCCGCACCAACGGCGTGCTGCTCGAACTCGTCCGCCGCAGCGTCGACGACTGGAACCGCGACATCGCCACCGGAGACTGGCGACCGCGGCTGCACCTGATCGCCGTCGACTTCGCGCAACTCAAGGATCCCGCCGAGCGGGCGATCTTCGCGCAGGTGCCGACCACCTTCACGCTGCCGCCCGAGACCATCGACCGGCTCGTGACGGTCGGCGGCCGCATTCTCCGCGACGCGCCGGAATTTCGGAACCTGATGGAGGAGATTCTTCGCCCGCCGCCCGCGGCGACCGTGCCGCCCGTCCCGATCGCGCCGGCCAACACGGCCCGTCAGCGGCGACTCCGTTGA
- a CDS encoding energy transducer TonB, with translation MNLKSSLLLTLTTIAAFTATVSAKESCAACGQEVGSKPVPVKIVNPSDLPPTFKKASLEVVLTVDENGVPHDVRAIGLVDEKVEERVVTAVSQWRFTPSYLNGRAIPSRVVLPLDVLADA, from the coding sequence ATGAACCTCAAATCCTCCCTCCTCCTCACCCTCACCACGATCGCCGCGTTTACCGCCACGGTCTCCGCCAAGGAGTCTTGTGCCGCCTGCGGCCAGGAAGTCGGCAGCAAGCCGGTGCCCGTCAAGATCGTGAACCCGAGCGATCTCCCTCCCACCTTCAAGAAGGCCTCTCTCGAGGTCGTCCTCACGGTCGACGAAAACGGCGTGCCGCACGATGTGCGCGCGATCGGGTTGGTGGACGAGAAGGTCGAAGAGCGCGTCGTGACCGCGGTGTCGCAGTGGCGTTTCACGCCGAGCTACCTGAACGGTCGCGCGATCCCTTCCCGCGTGGTGCTGCCGCTGGACGTGCTGGCGGACGCGTAA
- a CDS encoding alpha/beta fold hydrolase: MLLRRISIGLGGLFLVLAVVFFAGPRPDTRFHPRPLALEADLDLTVAKEEARFTDIVPGAEKKIIWANAAHTRTPVALVYLHGFTATRQETAPLSDRVAARLGANLFYTRFTGHGRPGEALGDATVNDWLNDGIEALEIGRRLGERVVVIGTSTGGTVATWLALERPDAISACVLVSPNFGPSDGRANLLTLPWASEFAPPIFGATRHRLPKTAEESKYWTTTYPTRALIPMMALVTMVKRAPLEELRVPMLVVYSPEDRVVDPKETERVLTRIGRAPVKTVLFAGRPGSNHHVLAGDIAAPENTAELEQLVFEYLSRLSLTPATPGAKP, translated from the coding sequence ATGCTCCTGCGGCGAATCTCTATCGGGCTGGGTGGTCTTTTCCTGGTGCTCGCCGTCGTGTTCTTCGCCGGACCACGACCGGACACGCGCTTTCATCCGCGCCCCCTGGCCCTCGAGGCTGACCTCGACCTGACCGTGGCGAAGGAGGAGGCGCGCTTCACCGACATCGTACCCGGCGCGGAGAAGAAGATCATCTGGGCCAACGCCGCGCACACCCGCACCCCGGTCGCGCTCGTGTACCTGCATGGCTTCACGGCGACGCGGCAGGAAACCGCCCCACTCTCCGACCGCGTGGCGGCGCGCCTGGGCGCCAACCTGTTCTACACGCGCTTCACCGGCCATGGCCGACCCGGCGAGGCGCTCGGTGACGCGACGGTCAACGACTGGCTCAACGACGGCATCGAAGCCCTGGAGATCGGCCGCCGGCTCGGCGAGCGCGTGGTCGTGATCGGCACCTCGACCGGCGGCACGGTCGCGACCTGGCTCGCGCTCGAGCGGCCCGATGCGATCAGCGCCTGCGTGCTGGTCTCGCCGAACTTCGGCCCAAGCGATGGCCGCGCAAACCTCCTGACGCTCCCGTGGGCGAGCGAGTTTGCGCCCCCGATCTTCGGCGCCACGCGGCATCGATTACCCAAGACCGCCGAGGAGTCGAAGTACTGGACAACCACCTATCCCACGCGCGCGCTCATCCCGATGATGGCGCTCGTTACAATGGTGAAACGCGCGCCGCTCGAGGAGCTGCGCGTGCCCATGCTGGTGGTCTATTCGCCCGAAGACCGGGTCGTGGACCCGAAGGAGACGGAGCGCGTGCTCACCCGGATCGGTCGCGCGCCGGTGAAAACCGTCCTGTTCGCGGGACGGCCGGGATCGAACCATCACGTGCTCGCGGGCGACATCGCCGCGCCCGAGAACACCGCGGAGCTCGAACAGCTCGTGTTCGAATACCTCTCGCGACTGTCGCTCACGCCGGCGACGCCGGGCGCCAAGCCCTGA
- a CDS encoding PEGA domain-containing protein, protein MKKLFSLLATVALAATAFAAGKTAVQESVTALPTQVQERTYQVDGKTVTERITTSQVKETKVSTPIPQQFRAAIFIANRAGSQFDPQMEAFEDLVTARVTDLGFQVLSKGVIADSMRKFDPALASRARPADSLDTQLSERSSALRLAQGLGADYLLVASIVSVGTKERATNAYGLNAVYSDTTLRFSYKVIDGQTGATLTSDADKVTYSAKQTENSAEKSSDVTNELLDEAATKVAQSLGRKIAQDRIAAPSAPAAAAATLTINTEVADIVIPDVRIVNNTVTIGAGHFKVGALNAVVEIDGVAVGSAPGTLSVKPGFSKLRITREGFKPWERTINVFNGQTLNVALELTPEAYARFKDATAFLNALQNGAKLTDAQVKVLEGRAKMLSQSGYKVDTKDAPATNIFLH, encoded by the coding sequence ATGAAGAAACTCTTCTCGCTTCTCGCCACGGTCGCCCTCGCCGCCACCGCCTTCGCGGCCGGCAAGACCGCCGTCCAGGAGTCCGTCACCGCTCTGCCGACGCAAGTCCAGGAGCGCACCTACCAGGTGGACGGCAAGACCGTCACCGAGCGCATCACCACCTCGCAGGTGAAGGAGACCAAGGTCTCCACGCCGATCCCGCAGCAGTTCCGCGCGGCGATCTTCATCGCGAACCGCGCCGGCTCCCAGTTTGACCCCCAGATGGAGGCCTTCGAGGACCTCGTCACCGCCCGTGTCACCGACCTCGGCTTCCAGGTCCTCAGCAAGGGCGTCATCGCCGACTCGATGCGCAAGTTCGACCCCGCGCTCGCCTCCCGCGCACGCCCGGCGGACAGCCTCGACACCCAGCTCTCCGAGCGCAGCAGCGCGCTGCGTCTCGCCCAGGGCCTCGGCGCCGACTACCTCCTCGTCGCCTCGATCGTCAGCGTCGGCACGAAGGAGCGCGCGACGAACGCCTATGGGCTCAACGCCGTGTACTCCGACACGACCCTCCGGTTCTCGTACAAGGTGATCGACGGCCAGACCGGTGCGACCCTCACCTCCGACGCCGACAAGGTCACCTACTCGGCCAAGCAGACCGAAAACTCCGCCGAGAAGAGCAGCGACGTCACCAACGAGCTCCTTGACGAGGCCGCCACCAAGGTCGCCCAGAGCCTCGGCCGCAAGATCGCCCAGGACCGCATCGCCGCCCCCAGCGCTCCCGCCGCAGCCGCCGCGACGCTCACCATCAACACCGAGGTGGCCGACATCGTCATCCCGGACGTCCGCATCGTGAACAACACGGTCACCATCGGCGCCGGGCACTTCAAGGTCGGTGCCCTCAACGCGGTCGTCGAGATCGACGGCGTCGCCGTCGGGTCGGCCCCCGGCACGCTCTCGGTGAAGCCGGGCTTCAGCAAGCTCCGCATCACCCGCGAGGGCTTCAAGCCCTGGGAGCGCACGATCAACGTCTTCAACGGGCAGACGCTCAACGTCGCGCTCGAGCTGACGCCCGAGGCGTATGCGCGTTTCAAGGACGCCACCGCGTTCCTCAATGCGCTGCAAAATGGCGCCAAGCTCACCGACGCCCAGGTGAAGGTCCTTGAGGGCCGGGCCAAGATGCTCAGCCAGAGTGGCTACAAGGTGGACACGAAGGATGCCCCCGCCACGAACATCTTCCTGCACTAG
- a CDS encoding penicillin-binding protein activator LpoB, translating to MKKSILALGACGVIALISGCGTPATYTDPSSSKTAVVSLNKINVQDWDSAANEMIQSLLGSQTLDRAPKQPAILAMDRIVNKTSDANLDTDMLEKKIRIALNKSGKCQTTTTYGVKAESQIAKDTQDRAAFLSGAGPVDRSPDYTLTGKIIEDVARDGSTRQVTYVFQLSLTDSRTGTAVWEDEKKIQKTGTRSAVGW from the coding sequence ATGAAGAAATCCATCCTCGCCCTTGGCGCCTGCGGCGTCATCGCCCTCATCTCCGGTTGCGGCACGCCCGCCACCTACACCGATCCGTCGAGCTCCAAGACTGCCGTCGTGAGCCTCAACAAGATCAACGTGCAGGACTGGGATAGCGCCGCCAACGAGATGATCCAGAGCCTCCTCGGCTCCCAGACCCTAGACCGCGCGCCGAAGCAGCCCGCGATCCTCGCCATGGACCGCATCGTCAACAAGACGAGCGACGCCAATCTCGACACCGACATGCTCGAGAAGAAGATCCGCATCGCGCTCAACAAGTCCGGCAAGTGCCAGACGACCACGACCTACGGCGTCAAGGCCGAGTCGCAGATCGCCAAGGACACCCAGGATCGCGCCGCCTTCCTCTCCGGCGCCGGCCCGGTCGACCGCTCGCCCGACTACACCCTCACGGGCAAGATCATCGAGGACGTCGCGCGCGACGGTAGCACGCGCCAGGTCACCTATGTCTTCCAGCTCTCCCTGACCGACAGCCGCACCGGCACCGCCGTCTGGGAGGATGAGAAGAAGATCCAGAAGACCGGCACCCGGTCCGCCGTGGGTTGGTAA
- a CDS encoding YcfL family protein, with translation MKFVPHLILAATALGLAGCYSVNTVQNANPAAQRRVIADSRVTWDNTLDGKLGVGAIIDTTGTKDLRSIQVDVSNLYAYALNFSYKIEWFNRQGELLDSPTGGWKSLHLEAHETSVIKEIALSPAAVDFRIKFQEGKGSNTIF, from the coding sequence ATGAAATTCGTTCCTCACCTCATCCTCGCCGCCACGGCGCTCGGCCTCGCCGGGTGCTACAGCGTGAACACCGTCCAGAACGCCAACCCGGCCGCGCAGCGCCGCGTCATCGCCGACAGCCGCGTGACCTGGGACAACACCCTCGACGGCAAGCTCGGCGTCGGTGCCATCATCGACACGACCGGTACCAAGGACCTCCGCTCCATCCAGGTCGACGTCTCCAACCTCTACGCCTACGCGCTGAACTTCTCTTACAAGATCGAGTGGTTCAATCGCCAGGGCGAACTCCTCGACTCGCCGACCGGCGGCTGGAAGTCGCTCCACCTCGAGGCCCACGAGACCTCCGTCATCAAGGAGATCGCCCTCTCGCCCGCCGCCGTCGACTTCCGGATCAAGTTCCAGGAAGGCAAGGGCTCCAACACGATCTTCTGA